The sequence ACCCCACCACCAAAAGAAATGCTCAACGAAATGAAACAAAAAAAgcatcaaatttaaaatgttgCAAGGAAATTGAGAAGTCAGGCAAACAAAAGACAGAAAAAGGAAAGTCATTTATCATACGCGCAACGATCGCATAAGTGGGCGTACTCGCCGGTACGGCGACGCCAACCGTTTCTCCAGTTCTCAGATGCCTCTTTGCAGTTTGAGTTGAAGCAAACCTTCTTCGACAAAGAAGAAGACATCACGAAATAGGGCCCTAACCAGAAACTAAGAGATTAAAGGACTTCCTCCTGAAAATAGCCAAAAGAAGGAATTTTTTTGCACTCCGAGACAAACCCATCGTTAAATATTCATGCTCAGGCGTAAAAAAACTCGAATTGAAATGCAAAACCCTAGATTCAACTAGAGTTCAATGACAACATGAAAAAGAAATGAAATTAATCGGAGGGAAGAGGGCCGGAAACTGGGATAGTAGAATGGAATGATGGATTATAGGGAGAAACGGAGAGTATAACAAAATATTACAGCATAGCATTCTTTCTAAATGTATCATAAAGAGAGTGGGGCCGCGGACCAGCTGCTTTATGCTACCTGGCGTCGTCGTTTTTCTCCTTTATTTCTGCACTGACGCCAGTCGCTCTCGTTCATGCCATTTCTCAAAGCTTTTCCCATTTACATCCATAAATTGAACTTTCCAAAGCTTGCTTTTACATCCCTAGAATTAGTAGTAGAACACAACAGAACCCAACCGCACAAACAAATTTTTCTATTGATATTACTTATATACAACTCTTtgaattattataaataatgctCCAACATCCAAAGCTCATCCTACTAGAACaagtaattatattttatagctCCAACAAAGTGTTTTTTATCATAACGATAttattaagttttaaaaatCTTGTTTTTCTGTTCTTCTTAGTCGATGAGCACCGATCGCTTTCTATACCCAAGCACCAGGGTCCAGGGGTTCGAATATTATATCTTTTTTTTAtaagaatatatatttattactgTTATTAAATAATAAGAGGGTGTTAGCAAAAAACagtcttttgtattttttaagTGAATTTTCAAAATTGTCCTTGCTTTTATCAATAAGGAAACTTTTATTCAAAGAATAAAATTGACGGTTATCTTCccatttttccttttttttgggttttgtttggacatatatttataaaactattttttaaaaaaatttataaaatgttttaaaagttggtttaagaataaatatgtgttttgacaattattttataaaaatatttaaacatcaCAAAAATAATATTGTTCATTTTTGTCTACCATAAttctataataaaatatttaaaaacacCTCTCAAATATTCTTTAAAAAATTTACTAATCGATTTGATATGGCAATgaaatctttttaaaaaattccatAAAAACTCTTTAACATTTGTCATTTACACTACATTAAGTCCACTTTTGGTttgaattttcttcaaattttgatttgCATCACCTGATTCAATCTCTCACAATCTATACATTCTTTTGAATTCTTTTTCTATCTCGACCGATCAATATAATCCCCGCGATCAGCATGTTAATGTGtatccataaaaaaaattaaaaaaaaaattgtatgtgtgtgtgtgaatgCACGTGTATAGGTTTACAATTAAACGAAAGAGTGATTACCaacaaaaatataacaaaaagtACACGATGTAATATTCTAATGATGAGATtatttaaaacattaaaattaaagaaataattaaattcatggTGTAAGTAGTATGGCTTTAATATGTTTATCAACATTCTAATTTCGGTAGTCGAAATATATTAATAGAATTTTGACACGTACTTCATTTGACTTGGACTTTACAACACTTGTTAAAAAATCAGACGACGCTCAATTGGCATGCTGTATAATCTCCTTGACACGAGCAAAGAATGACATTACTCAACCGAATCACCAGAGACGGGTGTGTCGCgacttaaaaaatatattaaatgcTTGGTTTTTATATTTGGGTAGTGTTATTTACACTTCATATTTTGTTAAATACactcaatttttaattttacaattaatatatttttgtattagcatttttcaaataaaaaaaaaccaaagaaacacatattaattttaatatttattgtttatctatataatataaattgagttcgaataatatatttatatcataaaaattatgTTGTTAATAAACTaaagatatttaaaaaataaaattataaaataacatAGAAATTTGAATTTagtcttaaattttaaaattatttatacttTATAGCAAACtctaataaatttttgattaaatcaaaatttatacatccaattttatttttcattttgaaaaaaattgattaatattttatatatcataataaaatttgagATAATGTATAAATAAGATTTACTTTTAATATCAAAATAaagtatttattatttaatattttatttatatacgactaaatatgtgaaattttttaaaattattaaaattttagttaaaaacaAAACCTATTATATTAGAGTTTTTTTAAGGTAAATCAAAatctattatataaaaaatgatattataagGGTGTATTTGtctaatattatattaattaaggTGGAGTATTATTAACACATTTTGGAGTGTGAATAACACTCCccattatatttatatagttgGCATATgcatattatataattaaaacaGCCCGTAACCTTGTTCACTGAAGTTGAAATTCTATTTCACGATTTGGTGGTGCTGACTGTTGAGACCTGAATTCGACACCTGCTCTCTTATCCAGCTAATATCAATGGCCAGCTTAGGAACAAACTGCTAGAACATGAAATGATAACATGTAACTTAAGCTTAATATATAAGGATTCTGCAGATTTGGATTGGACTCGGGACCTGCCAAGCATCATCCATCCATGACCTCTAAAATTCCGGAACTAGAAGGGGGGAATGAAGAAGTTGAAGGTGTCACGGGAACTGAACAccattataaatataaaataaaacacacacacacacacacagacacacacaaacacacaaaaTAGTACAAAAACCTGAGAACCAGCACACTCTGAAGGTACAGGTAGCTCACACCCCACTTCACCAGCTTAACTTAAACATGAACGGATTCGACTGTTACTCTGCATCTGTAATttcatcttcatcttcctcAAGAATATACACCAGTGCACGTTTTTTCGCAGCAAAAACACAGGCCACACCTCTTGATGCTGAAATGTTAAATTGCACTAAATATCAAAACCACGAACATTCTTCAACCACTATTAATTGATTCCATGATATGAACTAGAAAGTTTTAGTTACTAATTCATCAAATAGTCattatgtttaattgtttattgAAAGCAATATCTCTGTCTTTTGAGAGAATGCAACAACTaatttatcattattattaagGGAAAAAGGCTTGAGTGCAGGATATCACACCCTGAACATTTTTCAGTGTATAAAAATATGCAAAATATACCAGTATCTAGAAATTTAAAACAAGCCCAAAACACAAGATGAAGTGCAGTTTTAGAAGATACTCACCACTAACTGCAAGCGGAGCAACCACAGAATGAGGAATTTCTCGAACCTTTTCATTCTCTAATTGCAGGTCAACAACAGAGTCCTAGAGTAAGATACACAACATGCGTCTATGTTACCTTTTCAGAAAGGAATGACAAAAATGCAAATCGATTGCCTTTTTGATAGAATCATAAAATGAATATGTAATCTCTAGAGAGGATGGGGTCGAATTAAGAGTGTAAAATAAAGAAACTAATTATTAAACATTCATAGTGAAAAAGACATTTTCTATACCGTTATTACATAAGGTCGCTTAGTAAAcatagttaagaattcatcaaCCACTGCTCCAGGCATCAGCATAAATTTCTGTCTATAACTATCACAAAACTACCATGAAGTTGCAAGAAAAGTATACCTGAAGTTCATGAAAATTCCAAGATTTGAGTGAAGAGGATCTTGAAATACGCACAAATGGAAGGCCGGCTGCTTCTATGATCATCATACGAGCATTTCCTGAGCTCTCAGAAGTGGAAGTTACTTCATTTAGCAACAAGACAAGTTGTGCGTCCTGTTTATAGAATTAATGAGAAATGAGCAGTCCAATTAGAGTAAATGACAAGAACATTATTGTACTTACTCTATACAGAGAGATATCCGCACAGTCATATCCATCAGGAGCTCGTAACAATGCAGCTTCCAGTGAAGTACGGTGATCTTTCACATTGTCTAAATCATGCACGATCCCTCTACATATGCCGATGCAATTTGTTATGTTTGGAAATGTCCCATCAGGTATAATAAAAGATGTATAATCAGTAAGACTTTGATGGGCAGTTCGATGATTCATAACCACATGTGAAATCTCCTGccaaataaaagaaaagtttGTGAATGCTAAAATCAGATAGTTTCTTCACATGATAGCTCATACATGAATACATGATCACTCTTCAACATCGCTGGCACATAATGCACGCGGCCTGAAGGATCAAGCCCACATTCTTTCGGAACCTATTGTTTTTATGATGCAAGAAATGCTAGTGCAATCAGGAGCATTGGAGTAAACATGAAATGTGCAGCTATTTGAGGATCTTTTATTCAtgaataattaataacttaCGATTCCAACTTACAAGCAGTAGATACATCTGGTTCTTTCCATTCAAATGTTGTTATGAAGCATGTATGCTAGAAGATTCCATAGCTCCAAGTTATATCAATAAGCAATATCATATGCCTTAATCTTCTAAATTTTTTGAGTTTTGAGTACTTGTGCAGAACTAACCACTGCAATATCATGCCCTAATTTTTGAAGTACCAATTACCAAAAGTAGCTCTCTCAAATTACAATAGttctatatttttatttaataaaaaaatatccgTAAAATCTATTTTGCTAAATTTGTTCACTTGTAACTAACATATCTCATCCACgtttcaaaatatttatttatctttatTTAGAGAAGCTtgtgaatttttaatttttaaagttttccTGACATAGAAAATTGTTATAAAAGCcctaaattcaaaagaaaaataaataattatttaacaaCAAAAAATTTAATGCACATATCGCATGCCAAGGCACGCTAGAATATATGAAGAATGAATGACATTCATGATTGTGAAGAATAGGTTTCCCAATGAACCCTCCTCAAATAACTATATAAAATTCTTCgcgaaaaaatatataaataactatataaattgattgttttattcacccagaaataaaatattagaaaatcaaaaatataattatatcgtcacaattatattttatataaatttaaatataatgaaAACGATATGTTATGCTaaaattcaacataaaatttttatatagttAATTTTATACTAAATTCAATATGCAAGCAGTAAGCACACATCACGGGCCGAAAGATACAAGTATATTCAAATTGTTCATTGTGAACTTAAATGATGCTTTTAGTTCATCAACGATCCCATTCTCTGTTCAGCACGGAAAGAATCAGAGTAAAAAATATGGTTTGCAACATATAGGAATAACAACTACCTGAAAATACGAGACAGATGCCGGAATACAGGACTTCAAACTTGTTGAAGATTCAATAGGGAAAAGCGGCAGCATATCTTTACAGAGTATTCTTTTGGAAACCGTGGCTAATGGCGTCTCCAAAGCCTCCTTGAAACTACAAAGTACAATCATGAAACAATTACACAAGAGAAGTCAAACAAGCATGGCAAAATTAGTTTTAACTTGGCATAATCTAATTATGCTTTTCCTCTGTAATAATAGGAATCGGGTGAAGGGAATGAAGATGCCTGGCCTAAAAACATATCAATATGTTTCCTGCAAAGGTTAAGTCCATATCTGTTTTCCATAAGTTTAAAAAATCTATCTCAACTTCATCTGCATCGTGAGGATACAAGTAATGAAAGTAATAATGATAAAAGGTATACCAATATTGCATCTGTTGAAATTCGCTCGCTAATGTTCTCTTGAGGTATTCAGGATCAGAGAAACCCCCAAAATGAGCCAATTCTATGACTCGTAGCTGTCTTTCCCTATTAAAAAGGGAAAAAATATGTAAGAAGTCAAAACAAACCACCAGTTCAAGTGTCAAATAATAGCAAATGGATAGAAAATTTGCATGGCCTAAAAATGATGAAGCATGCTTTGCAAGAATTTTCTAGTGTTTCGAGTTATTACACATCAGAGAGGTGTAAATGGAGAATCACTAAAGAAGCAGAGAAATCTGAAACTATGTTTCAGAACTGATAGCAGTTATAATCTAAAATCCTGACACAGTTTAATTTGTCCAAAATAGGACTTACGAGTCAACTTCAATATTGTGATCAAACTCCAGCAACTGACCAACAGGATCTCGGTCATATAGAAACTTCAGGAAAATTATGATAAGTTCACTGAAAAAAGGAAAGAACCCCCTGAGTTTTAGAAAAAGTACAGAATTAAATCTTATGgcagaaaaattcaaaaagacAACAAACAGACCTACTGAAGGGCAGAAGTTGATCACTTGGTTCAGACATTAAATTCTTCACAGACTTCAGAAGCCAActgaaaaaatttgaaaactaaACCAAAGACTATTATCAAAACTGTAAAGGACATGAAACATTGGAACAGCAAACAGTATTCTTTTTTGTAGCAAAAATATGACAAGCTGTAAAATGGAAAGCCTAGATCACATTATGAAACAAGGATTTTCTCAAAAACCAATACgcttgtggcttaaaattgtTGCATACAGCAAGATCATGACAAGCTGTAAAATGGAAAGCCTAGATCACATTATGAAACAAAGATTTTCTCAAAAACCAATACgcttgtggcttaaaattgtTGCATACAGCAAGACCTCCATTTAAGTTTTCCTTCTTGGAAAAGAACTTGCACATGCAGATCATAATATTTTACAACAAAATCGACTTTGTGTGGCAGGACCACATTCAATGcagagattaaaaaaaaaattaactgatACAGAAAATTTCGCAAGTAACATAATTTCTATGAAAACTTTTGACATCATACTTGGAGCAAAATACAATGCcccatttttattatttgtacaTGAATCAAAAGAAAATCTCACTATATCAACTACAAATCGACAGTCATAGCCCTGAAGGGGTTTAATCCCACATTCGGTATACTCTTTCATGTGGCGTCTCTATGTGATGTGACTTTCAAGCATTGTTCAGTGTGTCTTATCATATACTCATGTTCATGCATAAGCATATGCTGCACATAAGCAACAACTGAAAAAATGGAGGCGATAGCATAATTGTACTACCATACAATCTCCAACTCAGGAAAAGGTACGAGAGTTACAGCGCCTTACAGTAGCTAGGATGGCACATACCTGCTGCActacagatgatagaactctaACGAACCTCTCAATTTGGACAAGCAACATTCCAGCCTTCTCCATTGCATTATCAATCAAGTTCTCATCTAAGCCAATACCTTGATAACGTGCACGCCATTTTGATAAGCCTCTTAATTCTCCTAATCGAAACCCAATAATATCTGCAGCAGGCTGAGAATCATAGCTTTAGaactttatattttaattaaattagtcATTTAAGAAATAAATTGATAATACGGAATAACTTTCTGCCAAAGGAGATTCAagacaaggtttttctcaagtGCCCTATAATTTGTTACTCTTATGATGTCACACCTGTAGATGATCAAGCACAATGGTTTGAACCTCTTTCCCAGCGCCAGAAACTACCTTAGCTACTCGTTTGAGCCCCTAAGAAAAATAATACAAGAGAATGTACATACAATTCACGATCACCATTACAATGTGAAACAATTGATATAGGAGAATATACCATTTCACCAAGGGAATTAACTAAAAATTGATGAACTGCTGGACTTGTCCTTGCACCACCTAGCAAGCTTAGAAACTCTTCTTGAGGAGTGGAGTCAAGTCCTACACTTTTGTTTAATAAAGATATAGATATTTGAACAGGAACCAAACAAGGAAAAAAGAAATCCTGAATTATTTCACACTTGACCGTTTTACCATTGTCAATAATCAAGGATGATAGACCATCGAATTTTTCACGATAAGTGCGCATAGCATCGGACCACTGCTTAGTCATGACAGAAAGTGATGCTCGGATGACTTCAATAAGATGCTCCACATTAGATGCTTGCTGAGCCACCTGGTGGAGCtcgtttttcctgtcattgatCGAGAACATTGTAGGATAACTATAATCAGAATGAAATTATAATAGCTTAAAAAAAGTgaaataatcatcatcatcatcaaactTGATAGTGCATACATCAACCCCTGGATCAGGAAGAAACTGCCCAAAAAATCAACGAATGAAAAAGATTTGTAACACAAAAATTATCCTtgttttaatttgaaaataagaaATTACAAGTGGAAACTCAAATAAAGGCAGAACCACTGTCAAAATATTCATTTCTAAAACTTCTGCATCCCAAGCACAAACAACATGAAAATCCATATATTTGAAAAGTGTTTAACTAGAAAACGAAAGGTTTGGGTATTAAGAAAACTTATCTTGCACGAGAATTCATGAGAAGACAATATATAATGCACAAACGTCAGTCAAGCACTTGACATATGATTTCAATATGCTTCATCGTGATTCTAAAGATAACAATACAGTGCTACGGTTACTACTTCCATAGAGTAGTGGACAAATTTAAACCCAGATGGGAACAGCGGAGGCATAATAAAGATATAATGGATATCACGAGAATTGATAAAGGACAGTAATAATTTTCCccaaaaaaattgtgaaaaggCTATAATTCTATTTCAAAAATTGGGAAAAAAAATGAATGGAAAGTTCCCTGAGTCACGGTTCACTTCTTTAAAATGAAAAACATACTAATAGAATTTGACATAGGCACACCGACATAGACACAAAGATAATAATAGCTGCTTTCAGAATTCATAAATACCTTTCAGAAAAAATTGAACTGTCAAGGACTAAGCAATGAAAACCAGGTAGCTCACTTTGGGACATTTGAGTATCTCTTGCTTCTATATCAGTTCCCATTAGTACACCAGAGCACAAGATGATAATACGACAAAGATCATTGGATAATGCCACCTGACAAGAAGCAAAATTGCAAAATGAGATTCCTCAAGCACTATTTCAGCACGGAAATCACCATAGACTGAAAGAACAGAAGCTACCAGTCTGAATCGACAGCTTTGCATAATTTATTTGAATGTTAATGAGAAGAAAAATAAATGAAGAACACGAGTTCTACATCTGAGAGAAAACATAAGGAAAATTAGAAAATTCATCTGCATTGATATGGTTAAATAACGTGGAATCTGAAGGCCTAACCCCATTTGCAAAGTTTGCATCCATTCGCTAGaccatgcaatcacataacTGTTTAATAAACGCCACCATCACTAGCAGTGTAGTGGTATAAACATCTCTCAATAAGAGAGAGGTG comes from Henckelia pumila isolate YLH828 chromosome 4, ASM3356847v2, whole genome shotgun sequence and encodes:
- the LOC140863270 gene encoding anaphase-promoting complex subunit 4 isoform X1, with product MESVESHGAVPFQLQFDKPIASQIKIAEWNPEKDLLALVTEDSKLLLHRFNWQRLWIISTGKCITSICWRPDGKAIAVGLEDGAISLHDVENGKVLRSMKFHSVSVVCLSWEEDRKKVAEGNHNILTYEDRTTRFFPHAPRSPRIPGLVPGDSGFMDESEDSFRELLDSSHQQFSILCSGDKDGNICFSIFGIFPVGRINIHDLASHSPLVGNNITHQLLNASICKVALSNDLCRIIILCSGVLMGTDIEARDTQMSQSELPGFHCLVLDSSIFSERKNELHQVAQQASNVEHLIEVIRASLSVMTKQWSDAMRTYREKFDGLSSLIIDNGKTVKCEIIQDFFFPCLVPVQISISLLNKSVGLDSTPQEEFLSLLGGARTSPAVHQFLVNSLGEMGLKRVAKVVSGAGKEVQTIVLDHLQPAADIIGFRLGELRGLSKWRARYQGIGLDENLIDNAMEKAGMLLVQIERFVRVLSSVVQQFSNFFSWLLKSVKNLMSEPSDQLLPFSSELIIIFLKFLYDRDPVGQLLEFDHNIEVDSERQLRVIELAHFGGFSDPEYLKRTLASEFQQMQYCFKEALETPLATVSKRILCKDMLPLFPIESSTSLKSCIPASVSYFQEISHVVMNHRTAHQSLTDYTSFIIPDGTFPNITNCIGICRGIVHDLDNVKDHRTSLEAALLRAPDGYDCADISLYRDAQLVLLLNEVTSTSESSGNARMMIIEAAGLPFVRISRSSSLKSWNFHELQDSVVDLQLENEKVREIPHSVVAPLAVSASRGVACVFAAKKRALVYILEEDEDEITDAE
- the LOC140863270 gene encoding anaphase-promoting complex subunit 4 isoform X3 translates to MESVESHGAVPFQLQFDKPIASQIKIAEWNPEKDLLALVTEDSKLLLHRFNWQRLWIISTGKCITSICWRPDGKAIAVGLEDGAISLHDVENGKVLRSMKFHSVSVVCLSWEEDRKKVAEGNHNILTYEDRTTRFFPHAPRSPRIPGLVPGDSGFMDESEDSFRELLDSSHQQFSILCSGDKDGNICFSIFGIFPVGRINIHDLASHSPLVGNNITHQLLNASICKVALSNDLCRIIILCSGVLMGTDIEARDTQMSQSELPGFHCLVLDSSIFSERKNELHQVAQQASNVEHLIEVIRASLSVMTKQWSDAMRTYREKFDGLSSLIIDNGLDSTPQEEFLSLLGGARTSPAVHQFLVNSLGEMGLKRVAKVVSGAGKEVQTIVLDHLQPAADIIGFRLGELRGLSKWRARYQGIGLDENLIDNAMEKAGMLLVQIERFVRVLSSVVQQFSNFFSWLLKSVKNLMSEPSDQLLPFSSELIIIFLKFLYDRDPVGQLLEFDHNIEVDSERQLRVIELAHFGGFSDPEYLKRTLASEFQQMQYCFKEALETPLATVSKRILCKDMLPLFPIESSTSLKSCIPASVSYFQEISHVVMNHRTAHQSLTDYTSFIIPDGTFPNITNCIGICRGIVHDLDNVKDHRTSLEAALLRAPDGYDCADISLYRDAQLVLLLNEVTSTSESSGNARMMIIEAAGLPFVRISRSSSLKSWNFHELQDSVVDLQLENEKVREIPHSVVAPLAVSASRGVACVFAAKKRALVYILEEDEDEITDAE
- the LOC140863270 gene encoding anaphase-promoting complex subunit 4 isoform X2, which gives rise to MESVESHGAVPFQLQFDKPIASQIKIAEWNPEKDLLALVTEDSKLLLHRFNWQRLWIISTGKCITSICWRPDGKAIAVGLEDGAISLHDVENGKVLRSMKFHSVSVVCLSWEEDRKKEGNHNILTYEDRTTRFFPHAPRSPRIPGLVPGDSGFMDESEDSFRELLDSSHQQFSILCSGDKDGNICFSIFGIFPVGRINIHDLASHSPLVGNNITHQLLNASICKVALSNDLCRIIILCSGVLMGTDIEARDTQMSQSELPGFHCLVLDSSIFSERKNELHQVAQQASNVEHLIEVIRASLSVMTKQWSDAMRTYREKFDGLSSLIIDNGKTVKCEIIQDFFFPCLVPVQISISLLNKSVGLDSTPQEEFLSLLGGARTSPAVHQFLVNSLGEMGLKRVAKVVSGAGKEVQTIVLDHLQPAADIIGFRLGELRGLSKWRARYQGIGLDENLIDNAMEKAGMLLVQIERFVRVLSSVVQQFSNFFSWLLKSVKNLMSEPSDQLLPFSSELIIIFLKFLYDRDPVGQLLEFDHNIEVDSERQLRVIELAHFGGFSDPEYLKRTLASEFQQMQYCFKEALETPLATVSKRILCKDMLPLFPIESSTSLKSCIPASVSYFQEISHVVMNHRTAHQSLTDYTSFIIPDGTFPNITNCIGICRGIVHDLDNVKDHRTSLEAALLRAPDGYDCADISLYRDAQLVLLLNEVTSTSESSGNARMMIIEAAGLPFVRISRSSSLKSWNFHELQDSVVDLQLENEKVREIPHSVVAPLAVSASRGVACVFAAKKRALVYILEEDEDEITDAE